In Cryptococcus gattii WM276 chromosome B, complete sequence, the DNA window CAGCTGCGTCACTAGTACCAACTTGTCCAAATTGAAGCTTTTGGCCAAGGGCAAGGTCAGGGACATCTACGCGTTGCCTGGTAAGGAGGACGAAGACAAGCTGCTGTTTGTTGCTACCGACAGGATGAGCGCTTTCGACGTCATCATGAACAACGTAGGTGCATCGTTTTGGCATTTTGTATGGTTTGACTTATGCAGGATACAGGGTATCCCTTCAAAAGGTATCACTCTCACCACACTCTCTCTCTTCTGGTTTGACAAGCTCAAGAACATAATCCCCAACCACGTTCTCTACCCCTCTCCTTCAGCATGTTTCTCTACCCCCGCCCAGGCTTGGGATCAGTTCCCTAGGAGCTTGGACGAATATAGAGATCAACTTGAAGGTCGAAGCATGATCGTGAAGAAGTGTGAGGTTGTGAAGATTGAGGCTATTGTCAGAGGTTACATCACTGGTATGTCTACGGCTTCGCTCATATCATGCATAAACTAACGTCCTATAGGATCTGCTTGGTCCGAGTACAAGAAGTCTCAAACCATCCACGGTATCCAGATGCCCGCTGGTTTGGTCGAATCTCAAAAGCTCCCCAAGGCCCTCTTCACTCCTTCCACCAAGGCCGACCAGGGTGAACATGACGAGAATATCCACCCTGACAAGGGTAAGTTTGGAATATTGCAAATGGTTTCGGGCAAATGCTTACTCTGGTGCAGTCAAGGACATTTGCGGTCCCGAGCTTGCCACggagattgagaaggtTGCTATCCAGCTCTACACTGAAGCCGCTGCTTATGCCCTTGAGCGTGGACTAATTTTGGCCGACACCAAGTTTGAGTTTGGTCTCCTGCCCGACCCCTCATCGCCCAACAAGACTACCCTCATTCTCATCGACGAGGTCCTCACTCCCGACTCTTCCAGGTACTGGGCCGCTGCCGACTACGTCGTTGGGCAGCCTCAGCCTTCATTTGACAAGCAGTACCTCCGTGACTGGTTGATCAAGGAGGGCTTGAGGGGTAAGGAGGATGTGACTCTTCCTGAGCACGTCGTTAACGAGACCAGGAGCAAGTACGAAGAGGCTAGGGATAGGGTCATGGGGCTCGGAAACTTTGGCAAGCACGGTCAGAAGTGAAAGATTGCGGGTGATGAGGTCACCTTGTAGACTGACTAGGTAACCGAGGGCTTCAAGTTGGTGATTTTGGGCTAGTACTTTTTAGAGGGGTGTAGATAGAAGAGATGCCATGGTTGTTTTCGTATCATCTTACATGTTATATCTAAAAATGCACATCATTTTCAGGGCTTCTGAATGCCTCTCTCCGTTCGTATATCAATGTGAAGTTCGGTAGTCACTATCGCTATGACTTGTTGGCAAAGAACCAGGTATCCACTATGAAGGTTTAACTCAATATATCTCTTGCAAACTTTGTCAATGGCACTCACTGTCATTAGCATATTCGCTCGTTCCAGTGCTCATATCCACGCTTCCTTTCAGTTCAAAGCCGACACTATCCATGGCGGTAAGTATGGTGCAGCCCAAAAGTCGGGCATGAATGACCTGATCCCCGTCAGACGTATACCAAGGTAACCCCTTCAGCTTGAACTGATAACATCCTGgctctttctctttttcaCTCTGTATACCTCTTGACCATGTCTAGTCCGTCCATCAGCCCAATGTTTCCAATGAATTGAGGGATGAAACATACCCTCACAGCGGTCATAAAAGCTTGCTTTACATGTTCGCTCGGCGGATCAATTATTCTCACTTTATCACCTTCATTAAACGATATCGAGAAGAAATACCTCTCCTGGGGATACACCGAATGTAAAAACAAAGTGTCCTTGTCGAATTGCTTCTTGGAAAGGTCTACTGACATGTGCAGGTACCATCCATGCTTGGAGAGAGCATGCAATACATGACAAAGAAGACGTCTAGCTTGGACAGCTTCAGCACCTTGGCCTGTCCCTATTGATAGTTAGTATACTGAGACCATTGGAAGCATGAAAGACTTCTTACAAGGATAGCCGGAGAGCTTCCATTCAAAGCTCTGATACATAGGGAATTTTCCTTGTAGTCCCGGTACCCAAACACGGAGGATGGCCTGTTCGACATCATCGTACACGACAGATGGAAGACCGATGAGACGAATTCGATCGGAGCGAGCGAGATGGATGCATCCGAATGAAGGTGGAAAAGGCGGAGGTGGAGTGGGCGGCGAGAGGCTGGGCGTGAAGTTAATGTGTAGTAATAGGAATAAGGAGTGACATTTACGAAGTAGAGCTCTCGCCGTAGGACGGAGGGGGGACGGCTTTCTGCTGCTCTTCTTTGGAAGATGCAAAGAACTCTGAGAACTTGCCCATTACTACTAGGACTAGAAATACAAAACAATAGCTTTGGCTTAATACATATACCAAGGGGACATTGATATCCGATGTTGCAAAGAGAGTGTTCCGGGCACAGTTCCCGCATACGAGAATCATTCGCCGGCTCGCCGACGACCAAACAAATATTGACGCTGGACAGCAAAATCCGTCGATCCTTCTAGTTCTTTGACCGATGTTTAAACTGTAATATATTATACATATGTGTATCTTAAATATACTATCTTTCGAGCTCGACGTATCTTG includes these proteins:
- a CDS encoding Hypothetical protein (Similar to TIGR gene model, INSD accession AAW40770.1; CNA01320), with the protein product MGKFSEFFASSKEEQQKAVPPPSYGESSTSLSPPTPPPPFPPSFGCIHLARSDRIRLIGLPSVVYDDVEQAILRVWVPGLQGKFPMYQSFEWKLSGYPWTGQGAEAVQARRLLCHVLHALSKHGWYLHMSVDLSKKQFDKDTLFLHSVYPQERYFFSISFNEGDKVRIIDPPSEHVKQAFMTAVRTWSRGIQSEKEKEPGCYQFKLKGLPWYTSDGDQVIHARLLGCTILTAMDSVGFELKGSVDMSTGTSEYANDMDTWFFANKS